A single Mixta calida DNA region contains:
- the rne gene encoding ribonuclease E: protein MKRMLINATQQEELRVALVDGQRLYDLDIESPGHEQKKANIYKGKITRIEPSLEAAFVDYGAERHGFLPLKEISREYFPASYNAHGRPNIKDVLREGQEVIVQIDKEERGNKGAALTTFISLAGSYLVLMPNNPRAGGISRRIEGDDRTELKEALSSLELPDGMGLIVRTAGVGKSAEALQWDLSFRLKHWEAIKKAAENRPAPFLIHQESNVIVRAFRDYLRPDIGEILIDNPKVLELARQHIAALGRPDFSSKIKLYTGEIPLFSHYQIESQIESAFQREVRLPSGGSIVIDSTEALTAIDINSARATRGGDIEETAFNTNLEAADEIARQLRLRDLGGLIVIDFIDMTPVRHQRAVENRLREAVRQDRARIQISHISRFGLLEMSRQRLSPSLGESSHHVCPRCSGTGTIRDNESLSLSILRLIEEEALKENTKEVHAIVPVPIASYLLNEKRDAVSAIEKRQGGVKAIIVPNDQMETPHYSVLRVRSGEETQTLSYHLPKLHEAEMALPSEDEHAERRRPEQPALAAFVMPDAPPAPQEALVSEKTAPAPAAAKAPAAEPAAQTGFIGRLFGGLKKLFAADAPAPTAVAEKPQEEEQQSSEASTQPRERRNNNNRRNGNNNNRRNRDRNGETAQQPAREGRDTRENRETREEPRRNNKRQQPNAEVRDDRQNVLSDEARAQREEQQQQRREQRAERQRRRQEERRQQQEAAKAAAQQEEQQAAVPVESEDESAVEERVQVMPRRKPRQLSQKVRVESAARAAERMAEEAKPSNVEPVEPQPTEPQTHADEQEEQENRDNGNMPRRSRRSPRHLRVSGQRRRRYRDERYPTQSPMPIASGAASPEMASGKVWIRYPVAQTSNENTEATDVVNETPDYSREETAAAVALPAAASEAVAEQQQPEQTVQYAEPEQIAAPIAPVDTHDTSAIDVPVNEEPSVIPAAAEARAEYVAAQAKPVEEVSVAAQEEVAPAEIAPVAAQDEQQPSAIAENSAADVSEETAAQVEQVLNAPAIDAEETLPVTEPHAPVPARDEAPVAVATPSVVESATASQPSVMAGKFHASAPMTKAPAPAWQPETPRHSDWVRPPFNFEGRGAAGGHSATHQATAPATKP, encoded by the coding sequence ATGAAAAGAATGTTAATAAACGCAACTCAACAGGAGGAGTTGCGTGTTGCCCTTGTGGATGGACAACGTCTGTACGACCTGGATATCGAAAGCCCTGGACACGAACAGAAAAAGGCCAACATCTATAAAGGAAAAATCACCCGCATTGAGCCCAGTCTGGAAGCGGCTTTTGTTGATTACGGCGCTGAACGACACGGTTTCCTACCGCTTAAAGAAATTTCCCGCGAGTATTTCCCCGCCAGCTACAACGCCCATGGTCGCCCCAACATTAAAGATGTGTTGCGCGAAGGCCAGGAAGTCATTGTTCAGATTGATAAAGAAGAACGCGGCAATAAAGGCGCTGCGCTGACTACCTTTATCAGCCTGGCGGGCAGCTATCTGGTGCTGATGCCGAACAACCCGCGCGCGGGCGGTATCTCTCGCCGTATCGAAGGCGACGATCGCACCGAGCTGAAAGAGGCGCTCTCGTCTCTGGAACTGCCGGACGGCATGGGATTGATCGTACGCACCGCAGGCGTCGGCAAATCCGCCGAAGCGTTGCAGTGGGATCTGAGCTTCCGCCTGAAACACTGGGAAGCGATCAAAAAAGCGGCGGAAAATCGCCCCGCGCCGTTCCTGATCCATCAGGAAAGCAACGTCATCGTGCGTGCCTTCCGCGACTATCTGCGTCCTGACATCGGCGAAATCCTGATCGACAACCCGAAAGTGCTGGAGCTGGCGCGCCAGCATATCGCCGCGCTCGGCCGTCCCGATTTCAGCAGCAAAATCAAGCTCTACACCGGTGAGATCCCGCTGTTCAGCCACTATCAGATCGAATCGCAAATCGAATCCGCTTTCCAGCGTGAAGTGCGCCTGCCCTCCGGCGGCTCGATTGTGATCGACAGCACCGAGGCGTTAACCGCCATCGATATCAACTCGGCGCGCGCCACGCGCGGCGGCGATATCGAAGAGACCGCGTTCAACACCAACCTCGAAGCGGCCGATGAGATCGCCCGCCAGCTGCGCCTGCGCGACCTGGGCGGCCTGATCGTTATCGACTTTATCGATATGACGCCGGTGCGCCATCAGCGCGCGGTGGAAAACCGTCTGCGCGAAGCGGTGCGTCAGGATCGCGCGCGCATTCAAATTAGCCATATTTCGCGTTTCGGCCTGCTGGAGATGTCGCGTCAGCGCCTCAGCCCGTCGCTGGGCGAATCAAGCCATCATGTCTGTCCGCGCTGTAGCGGCACCGGCACCATCCGCGATAACGAATCCCTGTCGCTCTCCATTCTGCGTCTGATTGAAGAAGAAGCGCTGAAAGAGAACACCAAAGAAGTGCACGCCATCGTGCCGGTGCCGATCGCCTCTTACCTGCTTAACGAAAAACGTGACGCTGTCAGCGCTATTGAAAAACGTCAGGGCGGCGTAAAAGCGATTATCGTGCCGAACGATCAGATGGAAACGCCGCACTACTCCGTGCTGCGCGTCCGCAGCGGCGAAGAAACGCAGACCCTCAGCTACCATCTGCCGAAACTGCACGAAGCGGAAATGGCGCTGCCGTCTGAAGATGAGCATGCTGAACGCCGTCGTCCTGAGCAGCCCGCGCTGGCCGCGTTTGTCATGCCGGATGCGCCGCCTGCGCCGCAGGAAGCCCTGGTTAGCGAGAAAACAGCGCCAGCCCCGGCCGCTGCGAAAGCGCCTGCCGCCGAACCCGCTGCGCAAACCGGCTTCATCGGCCGTCTGTTTGGCGGCCTGAAAAAACTGTTCGCCGCCGACGCCCCTGCTCCGACCGCCGTCGCTGAAAAGCCGCAGGAAGAGGAACAGCAGAGCAGCGAAGCGTCAACGCAGCCGCGCGAGCGCCGCAACAATAACAATCGTCGCAACGGCAATAACAATAACCGTCGCAACCGCGATCGCAATGGAGAGACCGCGCAGCAGCCAGCGCGTGAAGGCCGTGATACGCGCGAAAACCGCGAAACGCGTGAAGAGCCGCGTCGCAACAACAAACGTCAGCAGCCAAACGCCGAAGTGCGTGATGACCGCCAGAACGTTCTGAGCGACGAAGCGCGCGCCCAGCGCGAAGAGCAGCAGCAACAGCGCCGCGAACAGCGCGCCGAGCGCCAGCGTCGCCGTCAGGAAGAGCGTCGTCAGCAGCAGGAAGCCGCCAAAGCCGCCGCGCAACAGGAAGAACAGCAGGCCGCCGTCCCGGTTGAAAGCGAAGATGAAAGCGCAGTGGAAGAACGTGTGCAGGTCATGCCGCGTCGTAAGCCGCGTCAGCTGTCGCAGAAAGTCCGTGTAGAAAGCGCCGCGAGAGCCGCCGAGCGGATGGCCGAAGAAGCGAAGCCGTCCAACGTTGAACCGGTTGAGCCGCAGCCGACAGAGCCGCAGACGCACGCTGATGAGCAGGAAGAACAGGAAAACCGTGATAACGGCAATATGCCGCGTCGTTCACGCCGTTCTCCGCGTCACCTGCGCGTGAGCGGCCAGCGTCGTCGTCGTTACCGTGACGAGCGTTACCCGACGCAGTCTCCGATGCCGATCGCTTCTGGCGCCGCATCGCCGGAAATGGCTTCAGGCAAGGTCTGGATTCGCTACCCGGTCGCGCAGACCAGTAACGAAAACACGGAAGCGACCGACGTCGTAAATGAGACGCCGGACTACAGCCGCGAAGAGACCGCCGCCGCCGTAGCGCTGCCTGCCGCCGCCAGCGAAGCCGTTGCTGAACAGCAGCAGCCGGAGCAAACGGTACAGTACGCCGAGCCTGAGCAGATCGCCGCGCCGATCGCGCCGGTTGATACGCACGATACCTCCGCCATTGATGTGCCGGTGAACGAAGAACCTTCCGTAATCCCGGCCGCCGCTGAAGCGCGCGCTGAATATGTCGCCGCGCAGGCGAAACCGGTTGAGGAAGTCAGCGTCGCCGCTCAGGAAGAGGTTGCGCCTGCGGAAATCGCGCCAGTCGCTGCGCAGGATGAACAGCAGCCCAGCGCCATTGCTGAAAACAGCGCCGCCGACGTCAGCGAAGAAACCGCCGCGCAGGTCGAGCAGGTGCTGAACGCGCCCGCTATCGATGCGGAAGAAACGCTGCCGGTGACCGAGCCGCATGCGCCGGTGCCGGCGCGCGATGAAGCGCCTGTCGCGGTTGCCACGCCGTCTGTCGTTGAAAGCGCAACGGCAAGCCAGCCTTCCGTCATGGCCGGTAAGTTTCATGCCAGCGCGCCGATGACTAAAGCACCTGCGCCAGCCTGGCAGCCGGAAACGCCGCGTCACAGCGACTGGGTGCGTCCTCCCTTCAACTTTGAAGGCAGAGGCGCAGCCGGCGGCCACAGCGCCACGCATCAGGCGACGGCTCCGGCCACCAAGCCCTGA
- the rluC gene encoding 23S rRNA pseudouridine(955/2504/2580) synthase RluC, whose protein sequence is MNMNTPSVRIVAISEEEAGQRIDNFLRTQLKGVPKSMIYRILRKGEVRVNKKRIKPEYKLEAGDEVRIPPVRVAEREEAAISPKLDRVASLANAILYEDDYILVLNKPSGTAVHGGSGLSFGVIEGLRALRPEARFLELVHRLDRDTSGILLVAKKRSALRSLHEQLREKGMQKDYLALVRGQWPSHVKVVQAPLLKNILQSGERVVRVSSEGKPSETRFKVEERYAQATLVKASPVTGRTHQIRVHTLHAGHPIAFDDRYGEREFDKLLAPTGLRRLFLHAAALSFTHPHSGDRMRMEAPLDDELKQCLAALRKQQ, encoded by the coding sequence ATGAATATGAACACGCCATCAGTACGAATCGTCGCTATCTCCGAAGAAGAAGCGGGGCAGCGCATCGATAATTTTCTCCGCACGCAGCTTAAAGGCGTGCCGAAAAGCATGATTTATCGCATTTTGCGTAAAGGCGAAGTGCGGGTGAACAAAAAACGCATCAAACCTGAGTATAAGCTGGAGGCGGGTGATGAAGTCCGCATCCCGCCGGTGCGCGTGGCGGAGCGCGAAGAGGCGGCGATTTCGCCGAAGCTCGATCGCGTCGCCAGTCTCGCCAATGCCATCCTTTATGAGGATGACTATATCCTGGTGTTGAATAAGCCGTCAGGCACCGCCGTGCACGGCGGCAGCGGATTGAGCTTCGGCGTGATCGAAGGGCTGCGTGCGCTGCGTCCTGAAGCGCGCTTCCTTGAACTGGTGCATCGTCTCGACCGCGACACCTCCGGCATTCTGCTGGTGGCGAAGAAGCGTTCCGCGCTGCGCTCGCTGCATGAACAGCTGCGTGAAAAAGGAATGCAAAAGGATTACCTGGCGCTGGTGCGCGGGCAGTGGCCTTCCCATGTGAAAGTGGTGCAGGCGCCGCTGCTGAAAAATATTTTGCAGAGCGGCGAGCGCGTGGTGCGCGTCAGCAGCGAGGGCAAACCCTCCGAGACGCGTTTTAAGGTGGAGGAGCGCTACGCCCAGGCGACGCTGGTGAAAGCCAGCCCGGTAACCGGCCGCACCCATCAGATCCGCGTGCATACGCTGCATGCGGGCCATCCTATCGCTTTTGACGATCGCTACGGCGAGCGGGAGTTTGATAAGCTGCTCGCGCCGACCGGGCTGCGTCGCCTGTTCCTGCATGCGGCAGCGCTCTCCTTTACCCATCCGCACAGCGGCGATCGCATGCGCATGGAAGCGCCGCTGGATGATGAGCTGAAACAGTGCCTGGCGGCGCTGCGCAAGCAGCAGTAA
- a CDS encoding Maf family protein has protein sequence MSQLILASTSPFRQALLNKLGLPFITAAPEVDETPLAGETAPQLVERLARAKAQALGARYPDGWIIGSDQVCVLAGKITGKPHTEENARAQLRAASGKTITFYTGLALYSAAKNRTLSRVEPFHVHFRPLSDAEINAYVCREQPLQCAGSFKSEGLGITLFERLEGRDPNTLVGLPLIALCEMLREVGVDPLTA, from the coding sequence ATGTCTCAGCTTATTTTAGCTTCAACCTCCCCTTTTCGTCAGGCCCTGCTGAATAAACTCGGCCTTCCTTTTATTACCGCTGCGCCGGAGGTGGATGAAACGCCGCTGGCGGGCGAAACGGCGCCGCAGCTGGTGGAAAGGCTGGCGCGGGCTAAAGCGCAGGCGCTGGGCGCGCGCTATCCTGACGGCTGGATTATCGGTTCCGATCAGGTCTGCGTGCTGGCGGGAAAAATAACCGGCAAACCTCACACGGAAGAAAATGCGCGCGCCCAATTGCGCGCCGCCAGCGGTAAAACGATCACCTTTTATACCGGGCTGGCGCTCTATTCCGCTGCGAAAAATCGCACGTTATCGCGGGTAGAACCTTTCCATGTTCACTTTCGCCCATTAAGCGATGCGGAAATTAACGCCTATGTTTGTCGCGAGCAGCCGTTACAGTGCGCCGGCAGTTTTAAAAGCGAAGGGTTGGGCATTACGCTTTTTGAGCGGCTGGAGGGACGCGATCCGAATACGCTGGTGGGATTGCCGTTGATAGCGCTATGCGAAATGCTGCGCGAGGTGGGCGTCGATCCTTTGACGGCGTAA
- the yceD gene encoding 23S rRNA accumulation protein YceD — protein MQKVKLPLTLDPVRAAQKRLDYEGVYAPEQVERVADSVVSVDSDVQCVMSFAVDNQRLAVLKGTADVSVTLSCQRCNKPFAHQVHVTYCFSPVADDAQAEALPEAYEPIDVNDFGEIDLLAMVEDEIILALPVVPVHDSEHCEVSDADMVFGKLPEEAEKPNPFAVLASLKRK, from the coding sequence ATGCAAAAGGTAAAATTACCCCTGACACTCGATCCGGTTCGCGCCGCTCAAAAACGCCTTGATTATGAGGGTGTGTACGCACCTGAACAGGTAGAGCGCGTAGCCGATTCCGTTGTCAGTGTGGACAGTGATGTGCAATGCGTTATGTCGTTTGCCGTTGATAACCAGCGTTTAGCCGTATTGAAAGGCACGGCTGACGTTAGCGTCACGCTGAGCTGCCAGCGCTGCAACAAGCCCTTTGCACATCAGGTTCACGTAACGTATTGCTTCAGTCCTGTTGCAGATGATGCGCAGGCAGAGGCGTTGCCGGAAGCCTACGAGCCGATCGATGTCAACGATTTCGGTGAGATCGATCTGCTGGCGATGGTCGAGGATGAAATTATTCTCGCCCTGCCTGTAGTTCCGGTGCATGATTCTGAACACTGTGAAGTGTCCGACGCGGACATGGTCTTTGGCAAACTGCCTGAAGAGGCGGAGAAACCAAACCCATTCGCCGTATTAGCCAGTTTAAAGCGTAAGTAA
- the rpmF gene encoding 50S ribosomal protein L32 → MAVQQNKPTRSKRGMRRSHDALTTSTLSVDKVSGETHLRHHITADGYYRGRKVIVK, encoded by the coding sequence ATGGCCGTACAACAGAATAAACCAACCCGTTCCAAGCGTGGCATGCGTCGTTCTCACGATGCGCTGACCACTTCCACTCTGTCCGTAGATAAAGTTTCTGGCGAAACGCATCTGCGTCACCACATCACTGCGGATGGCTACTACCGCGGTCGCAAGGTCATCGTTAAGTAA
- the plsX gene encoding phosphate acyltransferase PlsX, which produces MTRLTLAIDAMGGDFGPCVTVPAALQALASHSQLQLLLIGDPAAITPLLAKADSAVKGRLQVIPAESVIASDAKPSQAIRQSRGSSMRIALEMVKEGKAQACVSAGNTGALMGLAKLLLKPLDGIERPALMTVLPHQQHGNTVVLDLGANVESDSAMLVQFAIMGAVMAEEVLAIERPRVALLNIGQEETKGLSSIREAAEQLRTAPQINYIGYLEGNDLLTGKTDVLVCDGFVGNVTLKTLEGVVRMFLSLLKSSGEGKKGAWWMKLLGRWIKKRLAKRFGHLNPDQYNGACLLGLRGTVIKSHGAANQRAFAAAIEQAEQAVRRQVPERIAARLKAVLARSD; this is translated from the coding sequence TTGACACGTTTGACCCTGGCCATTGATGCTATGGGCGGGGATTTCGGTCCCTGCGTGACAGTGCCTGCAGCTTTGCAGGCACTGGCCTCACATTCGCAACTACAGCTTCTTCTGATCGGCGATCCCGCCGCTATCACGCCATTACTTGCTAAAGCTGATTCCGCTGTAAAGGGGCGTCTGCAGGTTATTCCTGCCGAATCGGTTATCGCCAGTGATGCCAAACCTTCTCAGGCTATTCGCCAAAGTCGCGGTAGCTCAATGCGCATCGCGCTGGAGATGGTGAAAGAAGGCAAAGCGCAGGCCTGCGTCAGCGCCGGCAATACCGGCGCGCTGATGGGGCTGGCGAAGCTTTTATTAAAACCGCTGGACGGCATTGAACGCCCGGCGTTAATGACTGTGCTGCCGCATCAGCAGCACGGCAATACCGTGGTGCTGGATTTAGGCGCCAATGTAGAATCTGACAGCGCCATGCTGGTGCAGTTTGCCATTATGGGCGCGGTGATGGCAGAAGAGGTGCTCGCCATCGAGCGGCCGCGCGTGGCGTTGCTGAATATCGGCCAGGAAGAAACCAAAGGGCTGAGTTCGATTCGTGAGGCTGCGGAACAGCTCAGGACGGCGCCGCAAATTAATTATATCGGCTACCTTGAAGGCAACGATCTGCTGACCGGTAAGACCGATGTGCTGGTTTGCGACGGTTTCGTGGGCAATGTCACGCTGAAAACCCTGGAAGGCGTGGTAAGGATGTTTCTTTCGCTGTTGAAATCATCCGGCGAAGGAAAGAAAGGGGCGTGGTGGATGAAACTGCTGGGACGCTGGATTAAGAAACGTCTGGCGAAGCGGTTCGGCCATCTCAACCCCGACCAGTACAATGGCGCCTGTCTGTTAGGATTGCGCGGCACGGTGATCAAGAGTCACGGTGCGGCGAATCAACGCGCGTTTGCCGCAGCGATTGAACAGGCAGAGCAGGCGGTGCGGCGGCAAGTCCCGGAGCGGATTGCTGCGCGCCTAAAGGCTGTATTAGCCAGGAGTGATTGA
- a CDS encoding beta-ketoacyl-ACP synthase III, translated as MYTKIIGTGSYLPAQVRTNADLEKMVETSDEWIVTRTGIRERRIAAPDETVATMGFQAAERALEMAGVDKNDIGLIIVATTSGSHAFPSSACMIQNMLEIKDCAAFDLAAACAGFTYGLSVADQYIKNGAVKHALVIGADVLARTLDPSDRGTIILFGDGAGAVVLSASEQPGIISTHLHADGRYGQLLTLPYQNRATQDQPAYLTMSGNEVFKVAVTELAHIVDETLEANNLDRSQIDWLVPHQANLRIISATAKKLGMGMEKVVVTLDRHGNTSAASVPAALDEAVRDGRIKPGQLVLLEAFGGGFTWGSALVRF; from the coding sequence ATGTATACCAAAATTATCGGTACGGGCAGCTATCTGCCCGCTCAGGTGCGGACTAACGCCGATCTGGAAAAAATGGTCGAAACCTCGGACGAGTGGATTGTCACCCGTACCGGCATCCGCGAGCGACGTATCGCCGCACCGGATGAGACCGTAGCGACAATGGGTTTTCAGGCCGCTGAGCGCGCGCTGGAAATGGCGGGCGTGGACAAAAATGACATCGGGCTGATTATTGTCGCCACGACGTCAGGCAGCCATGCTTTCCCCAGCTCAGCCTGTATGATCCAGAATATGCTGGAAATCAAAGACTGCGCCGCATTCGATCTGGCGGCCGCCTGCGCGGGCTTTACCTATGGCCTGAGCGTCGCCGATCAGTACATCAAAAACGGCGCGGTGAAGCATGCGCTGGTGATCGGCGCCGACGTGCTGGCGCGCACGCTCGATCCGAGCGATCGCGGTACGATTATTCTTTTTGGCGATGGCGCCGGCGCCGTCGTGCTTTCCGCCAGCGAACAGCCTGGCATTATCTCTACCCATCTGCACGCGGATGGCCGCTATGGCCAGCTGCTGACGCTGCCTTACCAGAATCGCGCGACCCAGGATCAGCCCGCTTATCTCACCATGTCCGGCAACGAAGTGTTTAAGGTGGCGGTAACGGAACTGGCGCACATCGTTGACGAAACGCTGGAAGCCAACAACCTCGATCGCTCGCAGATCGACTGGCTGGTGCCGCATCAGGCTAACCTGCGCATTATCAGCGCAACGGCGAAAAAGCTCGGCATGGGCATGGAGAAGGTGGTGGTGACGCTCGATCGCCACGGCAACACTTCTGCGGCTTCCGTGCCGGCGGCGCTGGATGAAGCGGTGCGCGATGGACGCATTAAGCCGGGCCAGTTGGTTCTGCTGGAGGCCTTTGGCGGCGGTTTCACCTGGGGCTCGGCGCTGGTTCGTTTTTAA
- the fabD gene encoding ACP S-malonyltransferase codes for MTQFAMVFPGQGSQTVGMLAELAAENPIIEATFKEASDALGYDLWQLTQQGPAEELNKTWQTQPALLAASVAIYRLWQQKGGQMPTMMAGHSLGEYSALVCAGVIDFADAIKLVELRGKLMQEAVPAGTGAMQAIIGLDDAAIQQACEEAAQGQVVSPVNFNSPGQVVIAGHKEAVERAGAACKAAGAKRALPLPVSVPSHCALMKPAAEKLAVALENITFNAPALPVVNNVDVKCETSPEAIRSALVRQLYSPVRWTESVEFMAAQGVTALLEVGPGKVLTGLTKRIVDTLTASAVNDSASLAAALEQ; via the coding sequence ATGACGCAATTTGCAATGGTTTTTCCGGGACAGGGTTCCCAAACCGTTGGGATGCTGGCCGAGCTGGCTGCGGAAAACCCGATTATTGAAGCGACCTTTAAAGAGGCTTCCGATGCGCTGGGTTACGACCTGTGGCAGCTGACGCAGCAGGGTCCGGCGGAAGAGTTGAATAAAACCTGGCAGACGCAACCCGCGCTGCTGGCCGCTTCGGTCGCTATTTATCGCTTGTGGCAGCAGAAGGGCGGCCAGATGCCGACCATGATGGCTGGCCATAGCCTGGGCGAATACTCCGCGCTGGTATGCGCAGGCGTCATTGACTTCGCCGATGCGATCAAGCTGGTTGAACTGCGCGGCAAACTGATGCAGGAAGCGGTACCGGCGGGCACCGGCGCTATGCAAGCGATTATCGGCCTTGACGACGCGGCCATTCAGCAGGCGTGCGAAGAAGCGGCGCAGGGGCAGGTTGTCTCGCCGGTGAACTTCAACTCGCCGGGCCAGGTGGTTATCGCCGGTCATAAAGAGGCGGTGGAGCGCGCAGGCGCAGCCTGTAAAGCGGCGGGCGCGAAGCGTGCGCTGCCGTTGCCGGTCAGCGTGCCCTCACACTGCGCGCTGATGAAGCCTGCGGCGGAAAAACTGGCGGTTGCGCTGGAAAACATCACGTTTAATGCACCAGCCTTACCGGTCGTCAACAATGTTGATGTAAAATGCGAAACCTCGCCGGAAGCGATTCGCAGCGCGCTGGTTCGTCAGCTCTACAGCCCGGTTCGCTGGACGGAAAGCGTAGAATTTATGGCGGCGCAGGGCGTTACCGCGCTGCTGGAAGTTGGTCCGGGCAAAGTCCTTACCGGTCTGACGAAACGTATTGTCGACACACTGACGGCCTCGGCGGTGAATGATTCCGCCAGCCTGGCAGCGGCGCTTGAACAATAA
- the fabG gene encoding 3-oxoacyl-ACP reductase FabG, translating into MSFEGKIALVTGASRGIGRAIAETLAARGAKVIGTATSQSGADAISAYLGEHGKGLQLNVTDPASIESVLENIRAEFGEVDILVNNAGITRDNLLMRMKDDEWESILDTNLTSVFRLSKAVMRAMMKKRVGRIITIGSVVGTMGNAGQANYAAAKAGLIGFSKSLAREVASRGITVNVVAPGFIETDMTRALSDDQRAGILAEVPAGRLGDAQEIANAVAFLASDEAAYITGETLHVNGGMYMV; encoded by the coding sequence ATGAGCTTCGAAGGAAAAATTGCCCTGGTGACCGGTGCCAGTCGTGGTATCGGGCGTGCTATCGCGGAAACGCTGGCGGCACGCGGTGCGAAAGTGATTGGCACAGCCACCAGCCAGAGCGGCGCGGATGCTATCAGCGCTTATCTGGGCGAACACGGTAAAGGTTTGCAGCTGAACGTTACCGATCCGGCGTCGATTGAAAGCGTACTTGAAAATATTCGCGCCGAATTTGGCGAGGTGGATATTTTAGTCAATAATGCTGGCATTACGCGTGATAATCTCCTGATGCGTATGAAGGATGATGAATGGGAGTCCATTCTGGACACCAACCTCACGTCCGTTTTCCGCCTTTCCAAGGCGGTAATGCGCGCCATGATGAAAAAACGCGTGGGTCGTATCATTACCATCGGTTCCGTTGTGGGCACGATGGGTAATGCGGGCCAGGCAAACTACGCGGCAGCAAAAGCGGGTTTGATCGGCTTTAGCAAGTCACTGGCGCGCGAAGTCGCGTCACGTGGTATTACCGTTAACGTCGTGGCTCCCGGTTTCATTGAAACCGACATGACGCGCGCGTTGAGCGACGATCAACGTGCTGGCATTCTGGCGGAAGTACCTGCGGGTCGCCTTGGCGACGCGCAGGAAATCGCCAATGCCGTTGCATTTTTAGCCTCTGACGAGGCAGCGTACATCACTGGTGAGACGCTGCATGTCAATGGCGGAATGTACATGGTCTGA
- the acpP gene encoding acyl carrier protein: MSTIEERVKKIISEQLGVKQEEVTNEKSFVEDLGADSLDTVELVMALEEEFDTEIPDEEAEKITTVQAAIDYINNHQA; encoded by the coding sequence ATGAGCACTATCGAAGAACGCGTTAAGAAAATCATCTCCGAGCAGCTTGGCGTTAAGCAGGAAGAAGTCACCAACGAAAAATCTTTCGTTGAAGATCTTGGCGCTGATTCTCTTGATACCGTTGAGCTGGTAATGGCTCTGGAAGAAGAGTTTGATACTGAGATTCCGGACGAAGAAGCTGAGAAGATCACTACTGTTCAGGCTGCTATTGATTACATCAATAACCATCAGGCCTAA
- the fabF gene encoding beta-ketoacyl-ACP synthase II, producing MSKRRVVVTGLGMLSPVGNTVESTWNALLAGQSGISLIDHFDTSAYATRFAGLVKDFNCEEIISRKDQRKMDAFIQYGVVAGVQAMQDSGLVITEENATRIGAAIGSGIGGLGLIEENHASLVQGGPRKISPFFVPSTIVNMIAGHLTIMYGMKGPSIAISTACTTGVHNIGQAARMIAYGDADAMLAGGAEKGSTPLGIGGFGAARALSTRNDNPQAASRPWDKDRDGFVLGDGAGIVMLEEYEHAKKRGAKIYAELVGFGMSSDAYHMTSPPENGAGAEAAMINALKDAQLTPEQIGYVNAHGTSTPAGDKAEAQAVKSVFGAAASSVMVSSTKSMTGHLLGAAGAVESIYSILALRDQAIPPTINLDNPDEGCDLDFVPHTARQVKNLEYTLCNSFGFGGTNGSLIFRRV from the coding sequence GTGTCTAAGCGTCGTGTAGTTGTGACCGGTCTTGGCATGTTGTCTCCTGTCGGCAATACCGTAGAGTCAACCTGGAATGCTCTCCTTGCCGGGCAGAGTGGCATCAGCCTGATCGACCATTTCGATACTAGTGCCTACGCAACGCGTTTTGCTGGCTTAGTAAAGGATTTTAACTGTGAAGAAATCATCTCGCGCAAAGATCAGCGCAAGATGGACGCCTTCATTCAATACGGAGTTGTCGCTGGCGTACAGGCCATGCAGGATTCCGGCCTGGTAATTACCGAAGAAAACGCTACCCGTATCGGCGCGGCTATCGGTTCAGGCATTGGCGGACTGGGACTGATCGAAGAAAACCATGCATCGCTGGTGCAGGGTGGCCCACGTAAAATCAGTCCGTTCTTTGTGCCTTCGACCATTGTGAACATGATAGCAGGCCACCTGACTATTATGTATGGCATGAAAGGGCCCAGTATCGCCATCTCTACTGCCTGTACTACCGGTGTACATAATATTGGCCAGGCCGCGCGGATGATCGCCTATGGCGATGCGGATGCGATGCTGGCAGGTGGCGCCGAAAAAGGCAGTACGCCTTTGGGTATTGGCGGCTTTGGTGCGGCGCGCGCGCTCTCTACACGTAACGACAATCCGCAGGCGGCCAGCCGTCCGTGGGATAAAGATCGTGACGGCTTTGTGCTGGGTGACGGTGCAGGCATTGTGATGCTGGAAGAGTACGAGCACGCCAAAAAGCGCGGCGCGAAAATCTACGCTGAGCTGGTGGGCTTTGGTATGAGCAGCGATGCCTATCATATGACCTCGCCGCCGGAAAACGGCGCGGGCGCCGAAGCGGCGATGATCAATGCGCTGAAAGATGCGCAGCTGACGCCGGAGCAGATCGGCTACGTCAATGCGCACGGCACCTCGACGCCTGCGGGCGACAAGGCTGAGGCGCAGGCGGTGAAATCGGTGTTCGGCGCAGCGGCGTCAAGCGTGATGGTCAGCTCGACGAAGTCGATGACCGGTCACCTGCTTGGCGCGGCGGGCGCGGTGGAGTCTATCTACTCTATCCTTGCTCTGCGCGACCAGGCCATTCCGCCAACCATTAACCTCGACAACCCGGATGAAGGCTGCGATCTCGATTTCGTACCGCACACCGCGCGTCAGGTTAAGAATCTTGAGTACACCCTGTGTAACTCCTTTGGCTTTGGCGGCACCAACGGCTCGCTGATTTTCCGTCGCGTCTGA